One part of the Arabidopsis thaliana chromosome 4, partial sequence genome encodes these proteins:
- a CDS encoding uncharacterized protein (unknown protein; FUNCTIONS IN: molecular_function unknown; INVOLVED IN: biological_process unknown; LOCATED IN: endomembrane system; BEST Arabidopsis thaliana protein match is: unknown protein (TAIR:AT4G09210.1); Has 9 Blast hits to 9 proteins in 1 species: Archae - 0; Bacteria - 0; Metazoa - 0; Fungi - 0; Plants - 9; Viruses - 0; Other Eukaryotes - 0 (source: NCBI BLink).): MYICIYLPLHAASSHIVFITITSLSLISISAIIIIVVTPELTSRWGHDCLTWLVSSPFITGLLEQFSDPKSEFLVEVLRIYFPSDLKESNCEFGVVGKISRRARISKFRSHDPRVLRGVSGHSGALIDPTTVVSDRGSVREATGTFRSIGKGNP; encoded by the exons atgtacatatgtatatatctcCCTCTTCACGCAGCTTCTTCTCACATCGtcttcatcaccatcacttCTTTATCTCTCATCTCAATCTCAGCCATTATCATCATCGTTGTGACACCGGAGTTGACGTCACGTTGGGGTCATGATTGTTTAACGTGGTTGGTTTCGTCGCCGTTCATCACCGGATTGTTAG AACAGTTTTCGGATCCAAAATCGGAG TTTCTGGTAGAGGTTTTAAGGATCTATTTCCCGTCGGATCTGAAGGAATCAAATTGTGAATTTGGTGTCGTTGGAAAGATCTCGAGGAGAGCAAGAATTAGCAAGTTTCGTTCTCACGATCCAAG GGTTTTACGAGGCGTTTCTGGTCACTCAGGAGCATTGATAGACCCAACGACGGTGGTTTCTGACAGAGGAAGTGTCAGGGAAGCCACTGGAACCTTCAGATCAATTGGAAAAGGTAATCCATAG